A stretch of Candidatus Dormiibacterota bacterium DNA encodes these proteins:
- the rplU gene encoding 50S ribosomal protein L21, whose protein sequence is MQAVIQTGGKQYLVAPDQTLEVELLPEGEKKLEFEALLLIDGASIAVGAPAVKGAKVRAEVVENTKGEKLKILKFKAKKRVKKLTGHRQKYTKIKITGITKS, encoded by the coding sequence ATGCAAGCAGTTATTCAAACCGGCGGAAAACAGTATTTAGTCGCACCAGACCAGACTCTGGAGGTTGAGTTATTGCCAGAAGGCGAGAAAAAGCTAGAGTTTGAAGCTCTACTACTGATCGATGGCGCAAGTATTGCCGTCGGTGCTCCGGCGGTAAAAGGAGCCAAGGTTCGCGCCGAAGTGGTGGAGAACACCAAAGGTGAAAAACTCAAAATACTTAAATTCAAAGCTAAAAAACGGGTTAAAAAGCTGACCGGCCACCGTCAGAAATACACTAAGATAAAAATCACTGGTATTACTAAAAGTTAA